CGGCGGACCTCCTCCGCCACGAAGCGGACCGGCTGACGGTTTCCGCGCGGTTCGACGGCGTCGACGGGCGCCCGCTCGAAGAGGCCGGGATCGCGGCCCCCGACGGCGAGATCGTCGTCCGCCGCGAAATCGGCGCCGACGGAAAGGGGAGGGCGTTCGTCAACGATGCGGCGGTCGCGGCGAAGACCCTCGCGGCGATCGGGGAGCGCCTCGTCGCGATCCACGGGCAGGGAGGGGAGCGGCGGCTTCTCGACGCCGACGCGGCTCTCGATCTCGTCGACGCGTTCGGGGCGCTCGAAGAGAGCGCCGACGAGGTCGCCCGGCGGGCGCGCGAATTCCGCGAGGCGGAAGGCCGCCGCGAGGAGCTCGCGGGTTCGCGTCGCGATCGAGACCGGCGCCTCGACCTGCTCGGATTCGAGATCGCGGAGATCGACGCGGCGAGGCTCGAGGGACTCGACGAGGACGTGCTTGCGACCGAGCGCAACCTGCTCCTCCACGCCGACCGCGTCCGCCAGCTCGGCGAGGCGGCGGCCGCCGCCCTCTCGGAGGACGAGGGGTCCGCGCTCGACCGCATCGGCGAGGCCCACCGGGCGGCGTCGGAGCTCGCGCGAATCGACGGCTCCTTCGCCGAGGTCGAGGCGGAGATCGCCGAGATCAAGGCGCGCGCCTCGGACGTCGCCTCGCAGGTCGCGGGGGCGGCGGCCCGGATCGAGGCCGATCCGGAGCGCCTGGCGGAGGCGGAGGATCGGCTGGCCCGGCTCGCGCGGCTGAAGAAGAAGTACGGGGCGAGCGTCGCCGAGATCCTCGCATGGCGGGAGAAGTCCGCCGCCGAGCGCGACACGCTCGAAAACCTCGACGATTCGCTCGACGAGCTCGCCCGGCGCGGGGCCGCGGCTCTCGCGGCGTACGAGGCTGCGGCGCGTTCGCTCTCCGACGGCCGCCGGGAGTCCGCCCGGAAGCTCTCGGCCGCGGTCCAGAAGAGCCTCGCCGAGCTCGCGATGGAAAAGGCGAAGTTCCGCGTCGAGCTCGCGGAGACGGAAGAGAGGGTTTCGCCGCGCGGACGCGAGCGCGCGGAGATCCTCTTCTCGGGAAACCCCGGGGAGCCGGAGCGGCCGCTCGCCAAGATCGCTTCCGGCGGGGAGCTGTCGCGCGTCCAGCTCGCGATCGAGTCCGTGCTGCTGGCCGGGGGACGCGTCCGCGGCCGGGCCCGGGGGCGGACGCTCGTGTTCGACGAGGTGGACGCGGGAATCGGGGGGCGGATCGCGGAGGTCGTCGCGAGGAAGCTCGCGTCGCTCTCGACGACGGACCAGGTGCTCTGCGTCACGCACGTTCCCCAGATCGCCGCCCGGGCGGGCCGGCACCTGCGCGCCGTGAAGAAGGTCGCCGGGGGAAGGACGCGCGCCGGGGTCGAGGAACTCACCGGCGACGAGCGCGTCGAGGAGATCGCCCGGATGCTCGCGGGAGCGACGGTGACGCCGACCGCCCGCGCCCACGCCCGGGCGCTCCTGGCGGCGCGATGACGGACGCGCGCCACTCGCGCTCGGAGCGGTTCCCCGGCATCGGCTCCGCCGGGCAGCGCCGGATCGCGGCGTCGCGGATCGCGATCGTCGGGGTCGGCGCCGTCGGTTCGGTGGCCGCGGAGATCGCGGTCCGGTCCGGCTTCGGCTCCGTGACGCTCATCGATCGCGACGTCGTGGAGGAGTCGAACCTCCAGCGCCAGTTCCTCTTCGACGCCGAAGACGCGCGCGCGTCCTCCCCGAAGGCGGAAGCGGCGGCGCGGCGCCTCGCCCGAATCGACGGCGCGGTGGCGCTCCGGGCGGAAATCGCGGACCTGACGTTTCGGAACGCCGAAGCGCTGCTCGGCGGGCACGACGTCCTCCTCGACGGATGCGACAATTTCGAGACCCGTCTCCTCGTTTCGGATTTCGGGAAGAAGAGCGGCGTGCCGACGGTCTACGCGGCCGCCGTCGGCTCCGAGGGGATCGTCTCGGTCTCGATGCCGTCGCCGGAATGGCCCTGCCTGCGCTGTTATCTCGGCGCCCTGCCGCCGGCCGGCTCTTCGCCGACGTGCGACACCGAAGGAATCGTCCCGTCGCTCCCTCCCCTCGTCGCCGCCCTCGCGGCGGGCGAGGCGCTCCGGATCGCGGCGGGAAGGCGCCCGTCGCGCGGGGTCCTGACGTTCTCGGTCTGGGAAGGAGACGTCCGGCCGGTGCGCGCGTTCGCGAAGGCGGGGCCCCGGGCGGGGTGCGACGCGTGCGCGGGCCGCCGGTACCCGGCGCTCGAGGGAGAAGGAGCGACGGACGTCGTGCGGCTGTGCGGAAGGAACGCCGTCCAGATCGCCCCGGCGGACCGCGAACGGCCCGACTTCGACCGTCTCGAGCGGGCGCTCTCCGGGTTTCCGGTCCAGCGCTCGGCGCACGTGCTCTCCTTTCCGGCGGAAGGAGTCGTGCTCACGCTCTTCTCCGACGGCCGCTGCGTCGTCCGGGGCACCGAGGATTTCGACCGGGCGAGGAGCCTCTACGCCCGATACGTCGGGAGGTAACGAAATCCGCGTCGCTCTCGGCGAGCTGCTCGCGCGGCCGGACCGCTTCGCGGAATTCCGCCGCGTCCTCGCGCGCGGCGGCGTGGCCGCCGTTCCGACCGAGACGTTCTACGGTCTCGCGGCGGATCCGTGGAACGAGCAGGCGTGCGCGCGCGTCTTCGCGATCAAGGGGAGGGAAGCGGGCAAGGCGCTCCCGGTCCTCGTCGCCTCGGCGTCCGACCTCGCGGGCCTCGGCGTCACGGCCTCTCCCGCCGCGCTCGAACGCGTCGCCGCGATCTGGCCCGCGCCTCTCACGGCGGTCTTCGCGCTCACGACGCCGCTTCCGTGCACGTCGGGAGAGCGATCGCTGGCGGTCCGCGTTCCCGCCCATCCGGAGCTCCGCCGGCTGCTCGCGCGAACGGGGCCGCTGACGGGGACGTCGGCCAACCGTTCCGGCGAGCCCCCCGCCCGGACGGCCGCCGATGTCGGAGCCGCGCTCGGGAACGCGATCGACGTCCTCGTGGACGGTGGCGAGACGCCCGGCGGGCTCCCGTCGACGATCGTCGACGCCCGCGTGGACCCGCCGGCGGTCCTCCGGGCCGGAGCCTTTCCCTGGCCGGAAACACGATAGACTGCCGGTTTTTCGGGCTTTTCTTCGGGAGGTCGCGGTGGGCATCGTCAAGACATACGCCGGCGCCTCGCCGGTCCTGGGCGAGCGGGTGTACCTCGCCGAAACCGCCGCCGTGATCGGCGACGTGGTGCTCGGCGACGACGTCTCGGTCTGGTACGGCGCGGTCGTGCGCGGCGACTGCCATTTCATCCGCGTGGGGGCGCGCTCGAACATCCAGGACAATTCGGTCCTCCACGTCACCCAGAAGACGCATCCGACGATCCTCGAGGAGGAGGTCACGCTCGGCCACGCGGCGGTCGTGCACGGGGCGACGATCCGCCGCGGCGCGCTCGTCGGGATCCGCGCCACGGTGATGGACGGCGCCGACGTCGGCGAGTCCGCGTTCATCGGCGCCGGCGCGCTCGTCACCCCCCGGACGAAGG
This Thermoanaerobaculia bacterium DNA region includes the following protein-coding sequences:
- the recN gene encoding DNA repair protein RecN yields the protein MLRDLTIRNLAIVEDLSLELGPGFTAITGETGAGKSILVDALSLLSGGRASADLLRHEADRLTVSARFDGVDGRPLEEAGIAAPDGEIVVRREIGADGKGRAFVNDAAVAAKTLAAIGERLVAIHGQGGERRLLDADAALDLVDAFGALEESADEVARRAREFREAEGRREELAGSRRDRDRRLDLLGFEIAEIDAARLEGLDEDVLATERNLLLHADRVRQLGEAAAAALSEDEGSALDRIGEAHRAASELARIDGSFAEVEAEIAEIKARASDVASQVAGAAARIEADPERLAEAEDRLARLARLKKKYGASVAEILAWREKSAAERDTLENLDDSLDELARRGAAALAAYEAAARSLSDGRRESARKLSAAVQKSLAELAMEKAKFRVELAETEERVSPRGRERAEILFSGNPGEPERPLAKIASGGELSRVQLAIESVLLAGGRVRGRARGRTLVFDEVDAGIGGRIAEVVARKLASLSTTDQVLCVTHVPQIAARAGRHLRAVKKVAGGRTRAGVEELTGDERVEEIARMLAGATVTPTARAHARALLAAR
- a CDS encoding ThiF family adenylyltransferase, with the translated sequence MTDARHSRSERFPGIGSAGQRRIAASRIAIVGVGAVGSVAAEIAVRSGFGSVTLIDRDVVEESNLQRQFLFDAEDARASSPKAEAAARRLARIDGAVALRAEIADLTFRNAEALLGGHDVLLDGCDNFETRLLVSDFGKKSGVPTVYAAAVGSEGIVSVSMPSPEWPCLRCYLGALPPAGSSPTCDTEGIVPSLPPLVAALAAGEALRIAAGRRPSRGVLTFSVWEGDVRPVRAFAKAGPRAGCDACAGRRYPALEGEGATDVVRLCGRNAVQIAPADRERPDFDRLERALSGFPVQRSAHVLSFPAEGVVLTLFSDGRCVVRGTEDFDRARSLYARYVGR
- a CDS encoding L-threonylcarbamoyladenylate synthase, encoding MLARPDRFAEFRRVLARGGVAAVPTETFYGLAADPWNEQACARVFAIKGREAGKALPVLVASASDLAGLGVTASPAALERVAAIWPAPLTAVFALTTPLPCTSGERSLAVRVPAHPELRRLLARTGPLTGTSANRSGEPPARTAADVGAALGNAIDVLVDGGETPGGLPSTIVDARVDPPAVLRAGAFPWPETR
- a CDS encoding gamma carbonic anhydrase family protein, which produces MGIVKTYAGASPVLGERVYLAETAAVIGDVVLGDDVSVWYGAVVRGDCHFIRVGARSNIQDNSVLHVTQKTHPTILEEEVTLGHAAVVHGATIRRGALVGIRATVMDGADVGESAFIGAGALVTPRTKVPPRTLWLGAPAKLVRELTAAEIEDLKHYHSNYLGYKEEYFRVDGKWAR